In the Orcinus orca chromosome 19, mOrcOrc1.1, whole genome shotgun sequence genome, CCCAGGAGAGGCCAGAGACTTGGGGTGGTCCACAAGCCAAATGAAGTGGTTACCCCCTGCAAGTCGGGACTCAGAAGTTGCTTAGCTAAGCCCCCCAGCTTCAGGGTGAGGAGCTCCCACAGTGGTACCCAGTGCCGTGACCAGTTGGATGCTTTTAGCTGCCCTGTTCCCTGTGGAGGTGGGGCCCTCAGGGAAAAGCTAAAGAAAGATGGGGAGCCCCTGACCTGTGCAGCCCTCCTTGGACGGCTTTTACCCATGAACTGGGTGGTTTAATCATCCCCTCGCCTCTCTGAGCATTGGTTTATTCTACCGTGTTACCTTCAAGTCAGCATGAAATCAGCTCCTGAAACCAGGCATCTGGTCTACCACCCCTCAGCTGGATTCCACCCAAGGGGCCAGGGTGGGCACCTCCACTGGCCATGCCACTCCTGGTCCCTCTGGCCCATCTCTGCCGGGCCTGTATTTCCCGATCCAGAGGCCTCAGGGACGCCGAGCTTCCCGCCCCGGGCCCCGCTTGGCTACTTGGGGGTCCGGATGAGGGGGTGGTAGACGGGCTTCACGATGAGGTGCAGGTGCAGGGCGTTCTCCACCAGGTACTCGGAGTTGCGCCGCTGCAGGTCGGCGTGCGCCAGGAAGTCGCCGGCCTCCTCGCTGCTCTGGTGAAAGCTGTAGGCGTGGCGGACCAGCAGGCGGCCGTGCTGGCGCGTCCCCACCAGCACGGTCTTCTGGAAGCTCACGCCCGCCGCGTCGCCGCCGCTGCTGGCCGGCGTGACCACGAGCCGCGGCCGGCCGTCCTCGGGGCGCGCGAGGGGCAGCGCGGTGCCCGCGGCATCCGCGTAGACGGGCCGCAGGCTGACGGGCAGCCAGCGCGGCGAGAAGAGCACGTTCCACGTGACCCGGCGGCCCGAGTCGTGGCCGCTGGGGCCCAGCTGCGTCTGGAAGCTGGTGCTGCGATCGTCGCGGGCCGGGTTGTTGATGACCCACGGGGCGCCCCACGCGGGCGCGAGGTAGTTGCGGGGCAGGAAGGAGCTGCCGTTGACGTCGAAGAACTTGGCATAGTGCAGCGGCGAGGCGGCGTGGAACTGGTAGGCCTGCAGCAGGAGGTCGGCCACCGCCGGGCCGTGGCGCGCCAGGGCTGCCGAGCGCGCCTGCAGCTGGAACAGCTGCGCCGGCGGGATCATGGGGTAGCGGATGGAGCGCAGCGCCCGCTCGGCCACGGCGGGGGGCGGCCGCGCGCGGCCCAGCCACGCCTCCAGCGCGTGGAACAGCTCCAGCTCGTCCTGCAGCACCAGGTCCGAGCGCGGCAGCAGCTGCGCCAGCAGCTCGGGGCTCACGGCTCCCCACTCGGCGCTCCCCGCCACGGCCGACAGGTTCCAGGCCAGGAACTGCAGGCAGCTCTGGCGCAGGGCCTCGTCCCCGGTGCTCACCGCGTAGTGGTACCAGCCCACCGCCGGGCCCGCGCCGCCCGCCAGGTGCGCGCGCATGTAGTCGGCCACGCCCCGCTGCAGGGAGGACACGCCGTACTTGGTGGCCAGCCTGTGCAGGGGGATGGCCTGCGCCAGCAGCACGATCAGTTCGCCGCAGTAGAGGTACCTGCCGGAGAGGCGCAGAGATGGGGCGCAGTCAGGGCGGGCGGGCCCACCCCGACCCCACCCAGAGCCGCTTTCTGGGTCCAGAGGGCCCCGGCCTTGGTCAGAGACCATCATGGTCAAGGGCGCCAACAGAAGGGCCCTCCCAGGCCCATCCGACCTCACGGCCTCTTCTTTCCGTTTCTCGTGGGGACATGGAAATAGCATGCATGTATCGAGCACCTACTAGGTGGCGAGCTCTGTGCTAGAAGAAGACAGATGTAGCGCCTGCCATTGCGAGGTTTACTATCTGGACTCCCATGCCGCCAGCTGCTCGCTATGAGGGTGGGCACCATTTCACTGCGCTGTTTGCCTCTGGGACTAAAAGatgtttcccaggctcccttaGAGCGAGTGCGGGCACGTGACTGAATTCTAGCCAATGAGATGTCCGCAGAGGCACAGAGTGGGATTGGGGGAAGGCTGGTTAAATAGAACTGACTGGGGTAGCGGGGAGACCCTTTGGCCCTTCTGTGTTATCCCTGTTCCCGTTGCCCGGAAGTTGGAAGCAATGACCCGAATTCTGCAGCCATCTTATCTAAGCCGTCAAATCAGGGTCACTTTCTCAGGCTAGAGTGTGAATGGTGCCCCACTAGCAGGAGGCAGGAGATGGGGCAGAGAGATGGCTAACGTTTTTAGCTCCCTAGCCCTCTGGTTCAAGACGGGGCCAGACACCAAAGCCACCCGGAGACATTAAAATAAGAAACGACTGcttgggggacttctctggtggtccagtggctaagactctttGCTCCCAACGCGGGgggtgggttcgatccctggtcagggagctggatcccgcatgccgcagctaaagatcccacgtgccacaactaagacccggcgcagccaaataaataaataaatatttttttttaagaaaggaaagaaacgaCTGCTTGGCCCAACCCTAGACGGGAAGCCCAGGATCCAGGGTGGGGCCCGGGAATCTacagtttttaaaagctctcaGGGCCAGATTTGGAAACAGCTCTGAGGGTGACTGGTAAGTGACATCAAACCACACAGAGCCTCCAGGCAAGGGCAGGGGAGTCACGCTGCATTTTGCAGGAGTGCagtggaaggagggaagaaggaggcgGTTGCACGGTCATCCTAATGACATCCAGGGAATGGGCATGATGTCTGCGAGGATCCAGGGCTTCCATCACCCTGTGAGTGGAGAAGCCAGGGGCTTGGAAAGTCCTGGAGTCTTCCCCCTGATCCTTCCCCACCTGATGAACTTGTCAAAGACAGCAGCACCGTCCCGGGGCTCCTGCAGCACCACCTCGCTCTGGTTACTCAACAGCTCCCGGAACAGCTCACTGTGCAGTCCCAGCAGCAGGCGGTGGGCGTGGAAGACTCGGACCTCGTCGGTGCCCGCAGCCTGGACCCGCAGCACCACGTCGCTGGCATTGCCCTGCCGCAGCAGCTCCTGCAGGCGTTGGAGCAGCGTCTGGGAGTGGTTGATGGAGGTGCCCGTTGACTCCCCGCCGACATCGGTTTTCTGGGCTGCAGCAGGAAGGAACACGGCACAGCCTGAGAAGGCACCCGGGCCCCGGGCAGCATGCTGGGGTTGCAGAGGGACCAGCTGAAGATGCATGTGGCTGGATGTGGGCAGAGAGTGGATGAGCCTGGGGAGGCTGTGTGCTCACCTGTTTGTGCCCATGAAGTGCGTGGATGCACGTGTGTGCACCCAAGCACATCCTGGCTGGGGAAGCTTGTAAACCTGACCCTGAGCAGACCCTGAGAGGATGCTCTTGGAAGGTGGGCAGATTCCTGGCGGAGAGAGCTCGTGACCCAGCGTGGGACAAAGTGTCCAGAGCTGGTCTCCATGATGCCAGACCCCTAGGCGGGAGTCGAGAAACCTCTTGGTTCCCCCCCGTCTCACCTCCTGAAGAACTGTGCACCCCACCCCTCGGAAGAGTTGTCCAAAAGAGTGCAGTCACTAACaaactgagcacttactacaagCCAGGCACGCTCCTGGGAGCTCAGAATagcacagtgaacaaaacaagccAGCTTCATACACTCATCAAAGCACAAGCCCCTTAGACAGGCAATAAATACACAAGTAAGCACTCTAGCCTTCGATTGTGGTAAATAAGGGAGGTGATAGCAGTGGGGTGGCAGCTCCTCTAGGTGCAGGAATCAGAGACAGGCTCCCTGAGGAAGCGCTGAGAAGGAGCCTGCCAGAGGCCCTGGAGGAGGATGGGCTTGgcaagctggggggtggggggggccgaGGATCCGCCCCAGCGCTGAGTGGGAGGGGAGGGCCTGGCTGTGAGAGGAGGCTGCAGCCTGGAGGGGAAGCTGCTTCCAGGCCCAGCAGCCCTCCTGGGTCCCGTCTCCACTGGCCTGCGGGAGACCAGAGAAAGCACAGAGGGCCAGCTTGTCCTGGACAGGACTCTCGGGGTACCTGTGCCTTGAGGCTGGTGTTCCCGCCTTGCAGGCTGGGCACGCTGGGCCCTTCTCGCATGTTTCCAGGGATACCGTGAGGGTCAGCTGGGGACATGCCCTCGGTGACAGAAAACTCAATGACAGAAAACACTGCCAGCAGCTTCTCCAAGCGGAGCACAGTGTGAGGAGATGACAGCAGCAGATGGGCACACCTACCCCccagcgcgcgcgcgcgcgcgcgcgcacacacacacacacatgcactcacacacatgcacacacacacactcacactcacacacacacacacacacacgagtcccGAGGCCCATGTGCGCTCTTGGAGAGGACACTCACAGGAGAGCAGAGCATCTTTGTGTAAAgcaagagggagacagagggaggaagaaagggtgaGAGGAGCCCGAGGTTATCTCCCAGCCCCGCCTCTCCAAGCTGTCACACTGAAGGCCCCGAATGCGGATGGCATCCCCACTCGCCTCTAGCTGCGCCCAGCTGCCTGGGACAATGGACAGTGGAAGGGTCTTCTTGTCGTTGagactcctgcctgcctgcccgccCAGCCCTCGTCCCCTCGGAGGCAGGCTGCCCTCCTCCACGGAGCTGTGTGATCAAATCCACTCTGCGCCCGTCCTGGCTGGCTGGACACCGCCCCCTCCTGGCCGTGTGTGGCTACAGCCGGAAGgtcctgccccttctccctgccccctgcccactcACCTGCACGAGTGACCAGGCCCACTAGGGTCAGGATGGCCCAGAAGCTGGCGCAGGACCCAGGTTTGGTGTAGCCCAGCCTAAGCATCTTTGTGCCCTGCCCCCAAGCCCACTGGAGGGAGAGCGAAGCCCAGACCTCTCCACTCACATTCCTCCTCCTTATATAGGGTCCCGCCCAAGGGGCTGGTGCCCTCCCTTCCCCGGCTGGCTTCCCGCCCACCACCCAGCCTCTGCCGTGGATTGGTGGAAACGGGCCCCAGCTGTTGCCCAGGCAACGAGTTAAGCCAGAGAGCAGCAGCCCCAGGGGCTATTGTGCTGCCGGTGGGCCCCTGAGGGGGACGGATCCGGCACCCTCCCCCATAGCTCCTACCACCTGGCACAGCGAGTCATTCCTCTTCTGGGAAGTTTAAGGCTCTCCAAAGGGCAGGCAGAGGGCTCCAGAACCAGTGGCCGCCACCAGCGCAGAGGGTCGCCGGCCCCCTCCCCGGATCCCAGGCTCAGCCTCCACCCTGGCACAGAGCACGAGCTTGCCAGCGTCACGGCTGGGGAGCCGTGGTGAGCCGGCTGCAAAGGAAGGGCCTGGAAGAGAAACACGGCGGCAGCTCaggctcccacccctccccctctcccattTTGGGGTGGGCTGGCTCTCCAGAAAGGAGGGCAAGGGTCTCAAATAGGGACCCACGGGGTAACTGATAGCATTTTCGTGTTCTTCTTTGAAGAATGTTCCTGAGAGGGTGATGAGCCTTTAGGGAGGTGGGGGCTGTGACCAGCACACCCCTCACCCCGGGTCAAGGTGAGCTaagatggcagggctgggcataGAGGAGCTGCACCCGAGCCTGTGCACCCCTGCACGGAGCACCCCTGCCCAGAGCAGAGCTGGCCGCCTCGCTGGAGGCTGGTCCTCGGCAGGCATTCCACCCCCCGCCCAAGCAGCCCAAATGCAGGCATGGAGACTGGAGATGCCTGGTCACTTCCTTCCTTTAATTCACCTTCCCAAGAGGTCTCCGGTCTCTTGGTTCACCTTGTTGGAAGGCTTCTTTTACCAGCTTCTGTCCAACCTCCTAGTGTAATTTTTCCCATCTCAGAGTTCCAAGGAGACACACAGCAGACCCAGTACCCCACCCTGACAGTTGGAGAAACAGGCAGAGAGCTAGGTGGCCGTTTCAGCTGGGTTAGTACAGAGGCGAGCTCTTCTAAGGACAAAGGAACAGAGAGAGGAGGGTGGCGTCTAGAGCCCAAGGGGTGTGTGTTATGGGTGGGCAGGTGCTGGGGAGGCCTCACCTTTTCCAGAAGCAAGTAGGGCCTGGCCCCGATCTCCATGGGAGGGAGTCCTTCCAAGTTGATGAATTGAAATGGTGGAGGTGGGGCGCGCTCCTGAGAGATCCAGCTCAGAGTTTCTCCTGAGGCTGGGTCTTTAACTGGGGATGGGTGGGAGCCCACCCTCCTTTGCTCTCTGGATGCCAGGGACCAGCTCCACGCATTGATTTCTGCCCCGGGCTGGCACAGAGAGACCCAACAGCTCCACCCCCCTCTCTGGAGCCACAGAGAGAGCGGGAAGTGGGTCTGGCACCTGCCTCGTCCGGGTTGGcaaacatgtagctgtccagcccAGCGGAAACCCCTCCCGGCTGTCCTGACCTTCACGCCTGGTTCCCCTCGTCCAGATCCACCATCCCTTGCCCACTGGCTGCCTGCCTGCCCTTCCCGTGGGCTGCACCGCCTCCCTGGCCCAGCTCAGAAAAACAGAGCCTCAGTGTGACGGGGGTCGTGGCCTCTGAGGGCATCCCGGCTTCCATGTGCAATGCTTTCCGACAGGAATGTTGATGATAAAAAGATGACGCTAAGAGAACCCACTACTCAGAAAATGGTCTTAACTTCTTAACTCCAGCCTCCTTGAGGCGCTGCATCAGCCCCTAGAGGTGCGGCTGCCTGCGCTGGAATCTCCCACACTCCACCTAGGAGCCAGGGCACCTGTGTCTTCTCAGCATCTCGGCGATTGTCATGTACACCCCCAATCTAAGGTCTACCTGCTAGAATTACATGGATGGCATTTCAAGTGTGCAGGGATCGGGGAGGTCCCAGGTTACCAAGAAGACTCAGGAGGGTCACCTCTGACTCCCCATCTCTGAGAGGCTCCACCTCTTACTAGCTCTAACTTCTATTATCCCTGAAACCCCTCTACTGACTTAGAAACTGGCTTTCCAGGCATACGCATTCTCCGTTCTCATTTTCTTAGTCTGAGGTtttctggagtgtgtgtgtgtgtgtgtgtgtgtgcgctatgtatgtgtgcacacgtgtatgtgtgtgtggtgtgtaggtgtgcatgcatgtgttttgttttggccacaccgcacagcatgcatgatcttatttccctgaccagggatcgaacccgtgccccctacagtggaagcgcggcatcctaaccactggactgccagggaattccctgcgtgcgtgtgtttgtgtgtgtggtgtgcgtgaGAGTCTTGGAGCTGGAGAGAAGAAGGAGGGCGTTCGCCCTGCCCAATCTTGGAGATGGAAGATCTGAGACAATCTGTTTCATTTTGCCCTGTCGATCTGGAAGCTCCATAATTCCTTGAGAGCAACTCTGAGCTAGAACAGAGAGCAGTGTCGCTTCCCGCCCGAGGCAAGGGTATCTATAGCTCAAGGGACTTGTCTGAGGTTTCACGGCTCAGaatgggcagagccaggattcaagtgCTGCGTTGCTGCTTGACTTTTCTTTCCACAGCCCCATACTGTCTTTTCTGGGAAGCTACTGTGTTGGCGAAAAAGTTCATTCGGCCCTTTGGGTAACAGCTTACGGAAGAACCTGAACGAATGTTCAGTAGCCAATGTTTCAGTAGCCATAGATGATCCCCGTGGGGCAAGGAATCTCTAGTGCTGGAGAAGCAAGCTTGGGGCAGATATAGAGTTTCTGGATCTGTGGCGTAAGTGATCAGACACAGGACGGCAGAGGGGtgggctcccagccccagccccaccccagctgcACCTGTGACGTCTCCCTTCCTGAGCTAGGGAGCCCCCAAACGCTTAGATTGGGGAGGAGCGAATCCTGAGCTTAGGTTCCAGGCCACATGGATTCAGGGGGGCACAGCGATGCTACACAGGAAGGAATTGCGCCCTGAAGTAACTGACATGATACTGAAAGCTTCCCCTGAAGCCGGGCTGTCCCGCGGTGGCACACCTGCCTTCCTGCCTCCATCCTGCTGTCCCCCGACTGGAGGGCCTTCCGCATCCGAGTGCTGTCCGCCTGGCCCACTTCCTCTCCCCGTAAAGCCCGAGCTCACGGTGGCCTCGTGCTGCCTCAGCCCCTGCTCTTCCGGAGAGCAGATGGTGGGAGCGAGTGACCAGCGAACAGCTCTGGGGGAGGGACAAACCCACGTTCGATTTCCAACCTCCACTTGCTAGCTCTGTGGGCTTAGCGGAGTTGCtggccttctctgagcctcggtccCCTCTTGTGTGAAACGGAGGTAACCTGAGTTAGCTTGAGGGGCTGCCGGGAGGGTGACACGTGTAGGACAGGGTAGGTCCTCAGGAAATGTCAGCAGAGCCCCTCACACCCGGCTGTGAACGGCCCCCTGCTCATCCGCAGCGTCCTGGCGCAGGGAGGGGGTGGCCTGAGGAATTATCTGTGCTCCTCGCACCCTCTGGGGCTGGAGTCCTGGACACTCTGCCTGGGGACCTGAGTGGGTAGTGCCTACTCTGGTCCCACTGTGCCACCCAGGGGACCTGGCCAAAGCCAGAGGACTCTCGGAGGACTTCGGGGTCAGGCCCCAGCCAGCAGGGGTCAGCAAGGCCTCTGTGAGTTCCAGGGCTGCGCGTGGaggtgaggctgggggtgggcgTCCAGGTAGCTCCAGCCCAGGAATTGGGATCTAACGTAGGGAAACCAGCTCTGGGACGTTCCCAGAGGGTGAGCGTGGGAAGCGAGTGCTGGCTGGGCCTCAGCTCTCCTCGAGCCACTCCACACGTTGTCCTGGGTGCCCTCTGTGGGCTGCACCGGTCGCTCTTCCCCGCATGGGGCTGGGGAGCTGGCCGGGCACAGGTTCCAGCCTCTCCAGGGCGCAAGCCACGCCGGATGGTGCTGATCTGCCGGTGACTAATTTTCCTTAAAGGATGGTCCATTTCACCAGGGCCAGGAAAACAACGGCTTGCAAGGAGCCGCTGGGTCTGGGTTTCCCAGCGCTGTTGGCAGCCTGGTCAGGCTTCCGCTGGCCTGGTCGTCACAGCCAGCACTGGGCATGGCTTCCTGCCATCCTTCCAGGCCAACAGCCCGCCAGCGTAGTCTCCTTCTCGTCCCACCACCCGCAGCCACCGTGGCACTGACTGCTTCAAACCTGGCCTGTGGGGCTTCGCTCCAGATCTGGGTCCTGCCCAGGGCAGCCTCAgctctccctccccagcactggttccctccccccagccccctctgAGTCAGCTCCTGGAATCTGTCTGCCTTTCCCCAAACGCCTCACGCCCGGGGTTTGACTGCCAGACCGAGGCCAGGCCGGTTCCCAGAGTGCCCTGGAGCACGAGGCAGCCCAACCAGAGCCCTGATGCTACCCCCCGCCCCAAGGTCTGCCTCCCAGCCTCGCCCCTCCCCTGCCTGTGCACCCTCCCCATCCTGGTTTGCTCCGGGCCTCTGCCccgccctccccttccccctcctccctcccccctccaccccacctccctgcacCGACCGTCAGGCTCCGCACCGCTGGAATAATCCTGGGGCAAACAACCGCTCCGAGAGCTGGCAATGATGAGAGCGCGCTGCTGGGACCACCGGAAAAAGCCACGGGGTGACCCAGGACTCAGGACCCAGGAGCATGCGGCTTGCAGGACAAGAGACAGGTAAAGTGTCTAgggccagggtgggcagggagagtAAGGCGGCAGGGCCAGTGAGGAATCTAGAGTCCGGGAGAGGGGAGCTGGAAGCGGATATGGAAACATCAAAAGCTGGAAGGTGGAACCTAAACTCCTAAAGTGTGGACTGAGAGAGGCAGGGACCAGAGCATGAGGAAGGTCCTTATCCCAGACTGGCCACCTGCCAGCTGCGTGTGGCGGCAGGCAGGTCACCTTACCCCCTCTGGACTCAGTTTCCCAGTCTGAAAACCGGGGCCATTCCAGCTCCGATAGCACTAGGAGAGGGTGCTCTCGAGCGTAGAAAGGAGCGGAACTCAGTAAAGTCTCTCCTTAAAGAGGGGGGTGGCTGTTGGCAGAGTGGTGCAGCTGCCGTGAGTTACTGTGGGTCAGGATCACCCGGGATGCTTTAAAAACACAGCTGCCCAAGCGCCGGTGCAGACCCTCTGGCTCAGGCCGCCTGGAGCAAGGCCCAGggccccacccccaaaccccctCCTGACCGTGACTAGCAGCCCGTTTAGGGCCCTGCTTTGCAGGCTGAAGACCCACCAGGAGCAAATATGATCGAGAAATAATCTCCGTGTCAGCAAGAAACGCCAACAAGTGCTTCTTCCCGCCAGCGGGGGAGCCGGGCCACTgcggggtgggctggggtggagggtgcTTGGCACGAAGCGTTACCGTTTGGCTGGGCCCGACCACAGGGTCTGCACAGAGTGGGGGTGAGTAAAGCcctcaggggcaggggcagggcagggctgctgCCAGTCCAGGCTGGAAAGGAACCAAATGCTCTAACCCACCCTCTGCGCTTCCTAGCGGGTCAGCTACAGGTGACGCCAATGCTCACACCCAATGGCAGCGGGCTGAGCCAGGAGTTTGAAGGCCATTGGCCGGAGATCCCAGAGAGGTCCCCGTGTGTGGCCGGGGTCATCCCTGTCATCTACTACAGCGTcctgctgggcctggggctgcctggtgAGTGGGGAGCTGGGTCTGGGGTCCTGGGGTTGCCCAGAAGTTGGAGTCCTCCTTCAATGGGTGCCAATCCTCTGGGCTGACCCCTGAAACCCAGGATCATAGACCCCAGGGCTCTCCTTGCCTTTGTGGGGTGATCTGGGTCACTGGAAAGCCAAGCATAGTGGGGAGTAAAAGTGAGGGGCCAGGAGTTGGGGTGCTCTATAGCTAAACCCAAGTTTTCACCACAGCAGACAGCCCCCTTCTACCCCCAGGAATGGGCACCTCCTAGGATGACTAAGTTCGTGCAAGACCGCCCCCAGCTCCATCAAAAGCTTCCTGTACCATCCACTGCGTTCAGAGAGCAGAGCTGGGGGTCGGGTGGGGTGTGGATGCAGGAAAGGATGGGTGGAATTAGGGAACTGCCCATCCCTGTGCCCGTTGCCAGGGAAGCTAGTGTATAAGGCAGTGGCCTACGGCGCGTGACTGGACAAGGCAGGGCTGATCTGATTAACCTTCCAGACAAAGTGAGGTTTAAGAAGGGtctggaaagaggaaaagagaaggcaGAACCAGCAGGTGGGGAGGGACGACGAGAAAGCAAATCCGAGGAGCCCTTCTAACGCCTCTGacctctcccctccctgaccTCGGTTGCCATCAGTCAACCTCCTGACCACAGTGGCCCTGGCCCGCCTCGCCGCCAGGACCAGGAAGCCCTCCTACTACTACCTTCTGGCGCTCACGGCCTCGGATGTCATCACCCAGGTAGTCATCGTGTTCGTGGGCTTCCTCCTACAGGGAGCAGTGCTGGCCCGAAAGGTGCCCCAGGCTGTGGTGCGCGCGGCTAACATCCTGGAGTTTGCTGCCAACCACGCCTCAGTCTGGATCGCCGTCCTGCTCACGGTTGACCGGTACAGCGCCCTGTGCCACCCCCTGCACCATCGGGCCACCTCATCCCCAGGCCGGACCCGGCGGGCCATCGCTGCTGTCCTTGGTGCTGCCCTGCTGACTGGCATCCCCTTCTACTGGTGGATGGACGTGTGGAGGGACGAGGACCCCCCCAGCACACTGGACAAGGTCCTTAAGTGGGCTCACTGCCTCATCGTCTATTTCATCCCTTGCGGCGTTTTCCTGGTCGCCAACTCGGCCATTGTCTGCCAGCTACAGAGAAGGGGCCAGAGCGGGCCTCGGCCCCGGGTGGGCAAGAGCACCGCCATCCTCCTGGGTGTCACCACGCTCTTCGCCCTCCTTTGGGCACCCCGCATCTTTGTCATGCTCTACCACCTGTACGTGGCCCCCGTCTACCGGGACTGGAGGGTCCACCTGGCCTTGGATGTGGCCAACATGGCGGCCATGCTCAACACAGCCGTCAACTTTGGGCTCTACTCCTTTGTTAGCAAGACCTTCCGGGCCACTGTCCAGGAGGTCATCCATGACGCCCACCTGCCCTGCACCCTGGGGTCACAGCCAGCGGGCGTGGTGGCGGAACCTGTGCTGAAGCCTGCAGGACTCCCCAAAGGGGCAGGACTGTAGAGGAGGAGCCCATGCAGGGAGCTTGGGGTGTCTCACAGCCAGATTACTGGGGTCTTTGTGGTTGCTTCCACAAAACTTTATCAGTACCCTACTTTGCAATCTGGGGATGGAAGGAGAGGCTCCTTCCTTCAGGGGTGGCTTCCCAGGAAGCTAAATTagtgttggttgaatgaatgagtgactgaatagatggatagatggatggatggatggatgaatatgaGTTGTTTCCAGATCACCCCTTCCTGGAGCCCACCTCTCATTCCCTGAGTTGATTACTTCTCCGGCTTCTAGTGGCAATGCCAGGGAGAAAGGGAGATGTCCGCCGGATTCCAGGCCTTTCCTGGGCTGCAGGAACCAAATGCAGGGGGCTGAACAAGGGGAGACGGGCTGCCTGAGAAAGggagtggtcttttttttttttttttttgaaagggagTGGTCTGAAGCAGATTCAATGCCCCAGCCCTGGGGCGACATAACCTCTGGGGTCTCTAGCATCCTGGACTGATTAAATCCCTGCCCTGGAGCCAGAACAGGTTCAGGGCCCCAGAACAGCCCTGGGGAGGCACTTTCCATAGTTGCTGAGGACCAGgactaagaaagaaaatgtccTCTTAGCTCAGGGGCCAGGAGAGCAGAAGGGGGCTCCCGGCCACACCCCTAAGCTCACTCCTCTTGGAGAAGAAGCCTCTTTCTCCAccaaggggaggaagggggatggCTCTGCCGATCTGAGACTCTGAGGGGCTCTGCTcggcccctcccagcctccctcctttcAGCCATGCCAACCGGGAGAGGCAGCTGGGAGAGATTAGCAGACAAACCTCCCACCTGCTCCAGGCACTGGGTAAACACATTAGCAGTCTGCTCTCTGCTTTTAGACCAGACTGAGCTGACCTTTCCCCTGAACGTGAGGTCCAGGCGGGCCCCCACAGGCACGCAACCCCTTAATGGGATCACAGAAGGGAAAGAGCCAGTTCTGTGCTGGGCAAACGGTCGGTGCAAAATAAATGCACTTggctttccccctttcctctctacTTCTCCCCACAGCAGAAATGTCCAGGAAGGGACTTTCAGCCACACCCAGAAGGAGGAAAAGGCAGGTCCCCAATCCTTTATCCACAATTCTAAACTCCaaaaactctgaaaaccaagACCGTTTTCCTGAGTTTGCCACAAACACACCAGAATAGATACAAGACCACATATGTCTTGGTGCTGTCCTACTGCATAGGTTCCGCTGCAGACTCTCAGCGGGCGTGATTTTGCGACCACGCCCTACACCCTGCCGGAATAGAGATCTGTTACTTTATCTAAACCACACATTACCTTCCTCTATTCTGAAAAATTCTGAATCCTGAGACACCTCTGGTCCCAAGAGTTCAGAGAGAGGATTGAGGACCTGTACGTCCCATCACTTTTGCCACAGCAAGGTCTCAGCT is a window encoding:
- the BTBD17 gene encoding BTB/POZ domain-containing protein 17; translated protein: MLRLGYTKPGSCASFWAILTLVGLVTRAAQKTDVGGESTGTSINHSQTLLQRLQELLRQGNASDVVLRVQAAGTDEVRVFHAHRLLLGLHSELFRELLSNQSEVVLQEPRDGAAVFDKFIRYLYCGELIVLLAQAIPLHRLATKYGVSSLQRGVADYMRAHLAGGAGPAVGWYHYAVSTGDEALRQSCLQFLAWNLSAVAGSAEWGAVSPELLAQLLPRSDLVLQDELELFHALEAWLGRARPPPAVAERALRSIRYPMIPPAQLFQLQARSAALARHGPAVADLLLQAYQFHAASPLHYAKFFDVNGSSFLPRNYLAPAWGAPWVINNPARDDRSTSFQTQLGPSGHDSGRRVTWNVLFSPRWLPVSLRPVYADAAGTALPLARPEDGRPRLVVTPASSGGDAAGVSFQKTVLVGTRQHGRLLVRHAYSFHQSSEEAGDFLAHADLQRRNSEYLVENALHLHLIVKPVYHPLIRTPK
- the GPR142 gene encoding LOW QUALITY PROTEIN: probable G-protein coupled receptor 142 (The sequence of the model RefSeq protein was modified relative to this genomic sequence to represent the inferred CDS: deleted 1 base in 1 codon), whose product is MMRARCWDHRKKPRVTQDSGPRSMRLAGQETAGQLQVTPMLTPNGSGLSQEFEGHWPEIPERSPCVAGVIPVIYYSVLLGLGLPVNLLTTVALARLAARTRKPSYYYLLALTASDVITQVVIVFVGFLLQGAVLARKVPQAVVRAANILEFAANHASVWIAVLLTVDRYSALCHPLHHRATSSPGRTRRAIAAVLGAALLTGIPFYWWMDVWRDEDPPSTLDKVLKWAHCLIVYFIPCGVFLVANSAIVCQLQRRGQSGPRPRVGKSTAILLGVTTLFALLWAPRIFVMLYHLYVAPVYRDWRVHLALDVANMAAMLNTAVNFGLYSFVSKTFRATVQEVIHDAHLPCTLGSQPAGVVAEPVLKPAGLPKGAGL